In Thermofilum pendens Hrk 5, the sequence CCATCCTGCTTCACCGTGAACAGGCTCGCACTCATCGAGGCACAGAGGCTCCTCTCAGAGGGAAGGAGGCTGAGCCTAACGGCGTACGGGCGGTACACGGGCTCCCGGGGAGAAGCCATCGTCGAGGGGATAGTGCGGGACGCCGTCGTAGACCAGGCAACGGGCGTGGCGCACTTCGTGGTGGACACGCGCGCCGGGAGCATCAGGATAGGGGGGCCCGACGCCGTAGTAGAGGAGTTTGCCGCGTCGAGAATCGAGTTAAGGGGTGCGTGAAATGGCCAGGATACTGCAGTTCAACTTCGAGGATAAGCTAGCCCAGTACGCAGACCGCGTTACCGGCGCGGACATAGTGGGGCTCGCGGCTGAGCTCCACTGCGACACTGTAGTCATCTTCGCGAGGGACGCCTGGGGGAGGGCGTACTACGACAGCGCCGTTGCAAGGAAGGTAGCAAGCCTGAAGTCCAGAGACTTGCTACGCGAAGTAGTGGAGGAGGCTCACAGGCGCGGAATAAAGGTCGTGGCGATGATAGGGCATACGACGAACCCGGAGCTGTACAGCTCCCACCCCGAGTGGGCTCAGCGCGACAGGAACGGGAGGGTAATACACATGGACACGGATCCCCAGGGCGTTAAGGACAAGGTTAGGTGGCCGCTCATGTGCCTGAACTCCCCGTTCCTCGACTACGTGCTCAGGGAGGCGGAGGAGGTCCTGCGCTATGGTGTCGACGGCGTGTTCCTCGACTCGTTCAGGTACATGCCCGACGTGGAGAGAGCCTGCTTCTGCGAGAACTGCAGGAAGGCTTACGCGGAGGAGGTCGGAGGAGAGCTACCGTCGGAGGAAGACTGGGACAGCGAGGCCTTCAGGAGGGCCTTCGCGTGGAGGTACAGGGTGAACGTGAAGGCTCTCGAGAGAGTTAAGGACTTCGTGAGAAAGGCGAAGCCGGGAGCCTTCCTCGTGTACAACAGCCACCCAGCCGGCTGGAGGGGCAGGGCGAACACGATAGTCGAGATGTCCAGGAACGCCGTCGACGTCGTCTTCGCCGAGGGCTCCGAGGCTGACTACCAGCCGCCGGGCTTCCTCGCCGAGATAGTCAAGCTGTCCAAGGCTATGGGTGCAAAGAGGGTTTGGGCAACCCGCAACTCGTTCCACATGGCCCTCACAACAACCACGACGAGCCCCGTAGTAGTAAGGCAGGGGATACGCGAGATATTCGCGGCGGGAGGGGAGCCCATGCTCCTGGTATTCAGCTCCGCCTTCGTTCAGTCCCCGAAGGGGCTGAAGGCAGCCGCCCAGGCTTTCAGAGAAGTAGAGGCGCTAGAAGAGTACATGGAGGGGGCCGAGCGGCTACGCTACGCGGGCGTAGTCTACTCGAATAGGAGCAGGGACTGGCTCGGGCGGAGCGACCCGAGGCACGTGACGGACGAGGCGAGGGGGCTCTACTACGCGCTGGCGTACAGCGGGTACCCTGTCGACTTCGTATCCGACACCCAGCTGGACTCGGGAGAGCTGAAGGGCTACAGAGTGCTCCTCCTGGGCAGTGTCGCCAGTATGTCGAGAAGGGGGGTAGCGTCGCTCGCAGAGCGCGCCGCGAGAGGCCTTGGAGTCGTAGCCACGTACCTGACGTCCACGATGGACGAGGACGGGCGCCAGCTAGAGGAGTTCCAGCTATCGGAGCTACTCGGAGTCTCGTACAAGGGGGTTCTCGAACTACCGTGGAGCTACGTCCTCCCACACGGCGAGCACCCCGTGACGGAGGGACTCCAGGGCGAGGCTATCCTCTGGGGCGACTACGATAGGGTGTTCAACGGTAGAAGGGTTCCGCCGAGCATCGCGTGGCACGCTCGCGTGAAGGCACTCGAAGGAACCTCGGTGCTGGGATACGTGGGCGAGCCCGCCGGGGAGTACGGCTACGAGTACGAGAACGGGAGGTCTCCGCCCCTCCTGGGGTCGCCTACAGGGGCACCGGCCATCACCGCGAGGGAGGAACCTCGCGTCGTGTACTTCTCCGGACAACTCGGCAGGCTGTTCTGGAGGACCGGCCTCCCCCAGCACGAAGCGCTGATACTCAACGCCGCCAGGTGGGCCGGCGGAGAGCCCCCGCTGAAGCTGGAGAGCGAGGGACTCGTTCTCGTCGAGCCTTACACGAGAAGCGGTCAGCTAGTCGTGCACCTCGTGAACCTAACGTACGACAGGAGGATCATTGTACGCGGAAACACCGCGGATCCCGATGCCTGGCACTCGACGAGCGAGAGCGTGATGCCGCCTAGGCGCGTAGTACCCGTTGAAGCACACCTACGCCTAAGAGGCTTCGCCCCGAAGAAAGCCTACTCCCCCCTAACCTCGAAGAAGTACGAGGTAGAGACTAAGGGCGAGGAGGTTGCTATAAGAGTACCCCTCGAGGAGTACGAGGTACTGGTGCTCGACCTCTAACGCGCGCCCGGCTTTTCTCTCTTCTCATCTTCTCAAGAGGGATCTGCGGAGCAACCGCTACGCCCAGCCGGTCTTCTTGTCTATAACCAGCGTCCTATCCGCCGGCACGACTAGGTACAGCTTCGATCCAACATCGTAGTTCTCCCTGGCCTCGACTCTAAGGGTGACGCCCTCCGAGACCCTCACCCGGTAATCGTACACGTCCCCGAGGTACGTCTTCCTAACCACGACCCCCTCGAAAACGTTCACCCTGGACTCGTCGACTTTCTCTGGGCGCGTCCCCCGTAGCTCGATGTAGCCTGGCCTTACCCCCACTATAACGGGGGCCTTCTCGTGCACCCTCTTTGTGT encodes:
- a CDS encoding alpha-amylase family protein, with the translated sequence MARILQFNFEDKLAQYADRVTGADIVGLAAELHCDTVVIFARDAWGRAYYDSAVARKVASLKSRDLLREVVEEAHRRGIKVVAMIGHTTNPELYSSHPEWAQRDRNGRVIHMDTDPQGVKDKVRWPLMCLNSPFLDYVLREAEEVLRYGVDGVFLDSFRYMPDVERACFCENCRKAYAEEVGGELPSEEDWDSEAFRRAFAWRYRVNVKALERVKDFVRKAKPGAFLVYNSHPAGWRGRANTIVEMSRNAVDVVFAEGSEADYQPPGFLAEIVKLSKAMGAKRVWATRNSFHMALTTTTTSPVVVRQGIREIFAAGGEPMLLVFSSAFVQSPKGLKAAAQAFREVEALEEYMEGAERLRYAGVVYSNRSRDWLGRSDPRHVTDEARGLYYALAYSGYPVDFVSDTQLDSGELKGYRVLLLGSVASMSRRGVASLAERAARGLGVVATYLTSTMDEDGRQLEEFQLSELLGVSYKGVLELPWSYVLPHGEHPVTEGLQGEAILWGDYDRVFNGRRVPPSIAWHARVKALEGTSVLGYVGEPAGEYGYEYENGRSPPLLGSPTGAPAITAREEPRVVYFSGQLGRLFWRTGLPQHEALILNAARWAGGEPPLKLESEGLVLVEPYTRSGQLVVHLVNLTYDRRIIVRGNTADPDAWHSTSESVMPPRRVVPVEAHLRLRGFAPKKAYSPLTSKKYEVETKGEEVAIRVPLEEYEVLVLDL